A window of Fusarium musae strain F31 chromosome 1, whole genome shotgun sequence genomic DNA:
TTATACCGAGCATAGGTCGACACAAGATAGCCTCCATAAAGGAGGGCTGCTCGGAAGTTCAAAGACTGCGGGTAAACTTCAAGACGCCCATCAACGACTTTACCGGAAGAGCTACCCATACGAGACATCATGGTCGTCTCTTTACAACAAGGCTAGACATATAAACTACCTTTCAGCAATTGGCGAGCACCCATCTTTGCATCTCAAAAGAGTGCTGATGAACTATACCGCGAGAATGGCCCGAGGACCGCGGGTccagctcaacaccaacgcctTGTGGCACCTCACCCGCTCAACGGGAGGTATGCGGACCTATAGACAATTTCTCCGgatatatctataaagcTTACCATTGCCGCAAGATTCTGTTTGCAACGGCATTCGCAATTAAGATACAACTAGATATTTTCCATTTGCTGCAGGACGACCTCTTTCGAAGCTCCTTACAAGTTCAGACTGGGTTCGGACAACTACCACAACCTGGATATGACGTCTCCCATTGTCCGCACGACGCAACTTCCGGTGAATCGCAACTTCAAGTCTCTCGTGTAAGACCGGATATACCGCATCACAGGCGAAAACAAATATGTATAGATTGGAGACGAAAGAATAGTTATAGATCCTTTACTAGCGGGACTCGTACGACGTTTTCCTCAACGCCCGGAACTGCAAGAAGCTGTCCCACAATATAGCGGCCGAGGGCAACATCAATCCGGCGATCGCGGGCCAGTACCGGATCATATGCGCCTATGAGCTTATACGCGCCATGATGGGCCCTGAGTCCAACCAGTACGCACGCCTCTGCGTCGTATGGTATCTTATGGACTCTAACTGAGCCCGAGATGAAGGGTTCTTCTATTCCACACTCACCAACTTTCTTTTCCGCAACACTGAAGATAATCCTTAATCACGCTGGAGACTATCAGAGACATTGCCGCGCGTTGATGGAGTTCGAGTTGCTCAAATACCTTGCAAATAAGCATCACAAGGTTAATCATGCTAAAATCTTAGAAAAGGTCATAAAGCATAAAATCGACCCTGACTCTGAAGACCCATATCAATACATCTGCGGCTACCACCACGAGGATTGGTTCTGAGTCCATGTCGTCATGTTCTGACTCCTACAGCACCGCCGGGAGGATGACAACATCTCCAGCAAAGATACCACTCGCCCAATAAAGAAGTGGCCAGGCTACATCGCCTCTACCGTCAAAGACTACCTTTTGAAACCAGCTTCCACGTCGCCTAAAGGCTAGTGTCTCTTTTCAAGCTGTATGTCGCAGTGCAGACCGCTCCCGGACGACATGTTCCCTCTTTCCAGCAATTTGGGCGCGGGAACGAGGTGGTTAACAACTGGAACTCGAAGAATTCCATCGTTTAGATCTTCGGAACCCCAACTCAAAGGCTACCATATGCATGAAGTCACGGTTACCAATCAGACTGGCCCAACGAAACGAGATTGAGGTATTGCTCACGGAATATCAGCAGGATTATGCTCGCATAAAGTGGATGGATCAGGCTCAACTGATGAAGGCATTACACGAGACGCTGCTGAGACAGAGTTCAACGCCACTATCAACGATATCTCCCCGTACCCCGAGAGGTTGTGTCGAGAGAAGAATTCGATGTCTTTTGACTGGGCGAGGAGTCGGCAGCAGTGATCTTTCCCAACCCCAAACGTGACACGCAGACTACAAATATTAGCCTCAAATCTCTCGAATGCCATAacggcatcttcttctccccgTCGCATAAAATCCTCAGATCATTTTCGTAGCAAAATCCGAACATCGCATACTATAGCATATATATCCTATACCGCAACCTGCGAGATGTCATATCGACAAGTTTCTTCGAGACAACGAAATCAACGATTCCATCAGAAGCCAGGAGGAGACTTAGTGTCACTGAGTTTCGGCATGCAAATCCAGACAAAGAAGCAGAGTTGATAAAGCTCAATCGCCAGCAGTATGCTCTGGAGCATGTGCTATCATCGCTTCGACATCCAGACACACCACGGACTCCTCTTCAGTATATAAATTGCCCATTGAACTTTTACTATTGAATATCAAGCTTTTGGAAAACGTCCAATAGAGTTGGTTTCTAACCCTCTCAACTTTTCCTTCAATACCCAAATGGGATAGGATGAGGAGGTAAAGCCTTGTCGTCTGTAGCAAGCAACGACAGAATGGAACAACTCAGAGCTACGCCAAAGACCCGCGAGTTTGGCGTGTGGTCACACTATGAGGCATCAAAAGCTGATTGTAAAGCATTGTTTCgttctataatatatatatagtcaGCATAGTTTATGCGTTGACCATGACTTCGACTCGAGAAACCCGCCAGACACCAAGAGAGAGAGCCAGGAGAGGTCCCAAGGCTAAACATAAGGCATTCAGGGCCACACCGCGCACGATTTGAGTAAGGCACTGCTGTTCGTGCTGATTGTGATCCACCGAATCCACGGCCTGCCCCATGTGGCGCTGCTCTCCATGAAAGCGTGCCTGTCGCGTAAAGCAACATCTGACTGGACATAAGTGATGCTCTGAATAGAGAAGCTCTAGTAAAGCATCTACGCCAATGATCCAAGAACCTAGAGCACATGTCTGTAACAGACATCATCGATGCCAAAGActttctcaatctcttccaTACCTATATTTCAGATGAAGACATGGCAATATTAATACGATGGCCCTATCTGTAGACGCTGACGACACTCACACTCTCCCGCTTGACCTTTTCAGAGATCCAAAAGACGGCGAGGGAGCTTATGTGACGGGCAGGTCATAAGGCTCTGATGAGTTCGCAATTAAAAAGTGCCAACCACAGACCTGAACGACCATCAAACTTAGAGGATCGCCCCAGCATCACAATTAGTCCTCGCCAGCTTGAAAGTATGATCGGTATGCGCCGCAGTAGAGGCAAATATACCCACAAGGCATGGGAAACATGCCAGAGCAAGTTAGAGCAACTCCAAAAACAAGCTGGGGTCAACGGCACCAGCTGAACAGCCACGTAGTATCGCGGCGTCTAAGGCTTTCGCCTTCGTCATCGACCCTGACGAAAGCAAATATACCATCTATTCTGCTTCCTCATCACTCAGAAGTCATCTATCTTGAATATCCTCGTCAACATGCAATTCTGGGACACCATAGGATAACAGATCAGATGGACCTCGACGGAACCATCTTCCGGTGCTCGAGGCTATAACAAAGAGGCCAACTCCCTAACATGAACGAGACATGGCGCCGCAATCCCAGAAACTATCGAGATATAGGTTCCCTATCTGCCATCCCTTTTGTTCTTCCTCAGTGCTGAACATAGCAGACGCAGGATATATTTAAACACAAACAAGAGATGCATATACAAAAGCAAATCCACACAGTTCCACTCTCAAAAGAGTATATGAAAGGACCTCCAAGACCACCGCTGTTAGTCACAGGTCAATCATTGATGAAGCCGCAAAACTTATCACGGCTGAAGTCACCGGGCTTGGGAAGCCTCTTGACACAACATTGAGCTCTCAATATACAATCCTTTAGCATATAGCGTATTCTAAAACACGGAATTCTATCTAAACCAGGAATTGAGTTGGACATCTTGAGTGTCAATAAACCTCAAGCAAACTCGAGGTTGAGCCCACAGAAAGGCCATTATCACAGGATAGAGGTCTTATTTGACTGGAGAGCTCAAGATTCCctgaagccaagaagacCGAGCCCCTGTGTAATCAACTGGAGGCTGTAGGCGCTGCTATCTATCGTTCCTAGAGTCGCGTGGCTTGTCGCAGAGAATCAGCTCTGTAACGACGCTCAAGTACGAATATCTAAGAAACAACCTGATGCCAACACACTTCGGGCGCGACactggaagaaagagatgaaCAACATGGTCTCTGAATTGGACATCTCTGAGGAGCTCCAAGGTATAACAACCTACGGCCAGATTTAGCAGAGCCATTTACAAACGCTGGCCTCTGCGGAGAGAATTTATGGTTGACTATCCTGGAGACGTGTAATGATGGCTTTGAGCGTATGGCTGAGCGTCTCGTTGACCTGCCCGAGGTGACTAAGGTCTGCAGACACTTCGTTCGACATCTGAGCCTCGTTATCATCGATAGAGGAGGTGGAGCACAGAAAGGACGACATTATACGAACGCTCGTCACGAGAGAAGGGATCAGGTACGCGAACTCCGTCTACTCAACCCCGGATAGGATCGCGCCAGATatcaacaaggacaagggcaCCTAGGGTTAGGATTAGCATCCCCTACGAGATCAAGGTACAGCGCGTAGGCGTCTTGATCTTAGGGTTAGGGTGCATCTGAACAACTGTAGATCCTCAGCTTTTGTCGCACCGTTGATATCACAGATGAAATCTACTCGAAAAGGGTATCAGTTTATGCTACAAGATATGACCACCATTTCACGTCCAATTTGCGATATCCAGCGAATTTATGACTGCCCCCGATGAAACAAGCTCACGGTCAGATGCTTGCCCACCGCGAGAAGAACATTGCAAGATTTCTCTCTTTCCAATCACGAATACGGATCAGAGTAATCTGGTCACAACTTTTTGATCAACCCCTTCGCTTTCTCTGGAACTTCATTGCTTGTTACTCGGAGACCGGGATCAGCCTAAAGAGTTGGATGTAAGGCGAATTGCACGAGATGAGATAATCAAGACATATCTCTACCAGCCTTTCATGGACAAAGTAGCCATCAACCTAGCGATGAAGAACAACATCTCTCCTGGACACTAGGCCAGTTTCTCATTCTGTTGAACCGTATGACTTAAGAGATACATTGACTTACCGTCTGCGACCCGACGATAAAAAGCTGGCAtgcgagaagatcaagcatTTCATGATCCGAGCAAACACTCTCTCCGAAGGCGATACAATGGACATTCTCATTGGGCTCGAAGGTGATCTAGTCACCATGCCTGAATCACCTGTTGGTCCGCCTTGCACGCAAGAGGACGAACACAAACCCGAAAAACGTACCCTCAAAGAACAGTACTACAAGTGAGTAGTTTTAACTTCATGAGGCTGTAAGTTGTAAAAGTCCTTCCACATACTATCATTCTAACATCTGGCAGTGAGGCCGGTTCAGAGTTGATACGCCGATACTTTCACCATCAGCGCTGGGTCCAGTGTGCACAGAGAAACACTGATTATGATCGCTCAATACTTACCAAGCTCTATATGCAACTTGTACGCAAATATTTACAACTCTTCTATAAACAAGATATATCATATGCATTTCGAACTTACCGCAGTACCTGGTAGAGAGATCGCAAGCATGACAACAGGAGTTAAAAGCAACGGCGAAATAATTGGAGTTTAGTCGGTTAGAATGGCTGGTTCTTCCGCTTCACACCTCTTCGTTCACACCTCTTCGAATCCTTCTTCCCCTACCTCCCTCATCCATAGTCTTCCCAAGACTATATATAACAACCATAAGTCCATCAAAGTCACGGAGCGGGTTTCTCTATAACGCGCCTTTCTTCCACATTTCAAACACAGTTGCCGGGACATGTCCAGCTTCCAGGGGCAAGGGCGAATGAAATCCTCAAAACATCTAGTCACATATACATTGCATTTCTACCAGTACCATATCTTCAAAATCCAACCTAGGTAACAAGGTATAGGTATAGGACCCAGAGAGCACGGTGCGGGAGATTCACTACCTATACAATATCGACAAGCTCTCGAGGGTAAAAATGTCGCGATTAGGGAGGATACTGGCAAAGCCAATTTCACTCCTTTTAGAGAGGTGCGTAAAGCTACAGTCTAAGTCATTCCTACAGGACCGTTTAAAATCGCGAAGGAAGTTTACGAGGCGGCGATGggtatcaagaacaaggcctACAAGGGCCTGGACTTTACGGTGTATCCCATCACTGAGAAGAATATCGTAAAAAAATTGAAAATGACGTTTGGAACACTCGAACTAACCATAAATAGTTCGCTTGGGAAAAGCTCGCCGGTAACGGGTTTAAGCTACATGTAACATTTATTCGCAACTATAAGACGTTGAAATCACGTCCTTGCTCAAGATACAATCCCTCTTAGTCGGCCTAGGCACCGAAATGGAGGCCAAGACCCAGAAGCCGCAAAGGCagaagatattattatttcCATCTATGAAAGATCTTATTATACCACTCATCACTCTTTCCAATCCTGTCAAAGAGTTGTCCATTTGAGTCTCTCATAAACCGACATACCATCCACTTCTCATATGAAAACCTCGCGAAGAAGCAATGTTCTTTTTCATACGCGGCGGAATCACATATTTACAATACACACTTCCCCTAGCATCAACTCGCAGTCAATATTTTCAGCCGTCAAGGGCACATGGCCTGAGGGTCAGGAAATAGCAGACCGCCAGCGCACTAAACGGCCAAATAACATCCAGCACAATTTCTTACATCTTCCAAACACTTGTGTATGGCCACAGACTAGCCATTTTCACATCTTTTCTCTGTAGCTCACAATTCACGGCAGAACGAAAAAAAGCTCGGATGAGGAGCGGGTGGAAAGAGTTTGTGTGACAAGAGTTTCAGGAGCCCCTTGCATGTATCTTTGGGACTCAGATTTAAGGTCAATTGATGGAAGGAGAGGATCGCAGGTAAACAAGACAAGTTCATTGACTACCTTATTTATTATGGGACTGCCCAGGCGATACTTAGAAGAAGGATAACAACTACGAGTTAGAAGAATTTATATACATAAAACTGAGAGTACTTTAATGGCTAATGAAGTGCTTCAGCACTGTCAATACATTCATCAACCCCTTCACAATGTCATTGTCTTCGTGATTCTTAGGATTGATGCTGTAGAGTCTGGGGAGCATCAGTCGGTCTTACTTCTGTTACCCTGAAGCCTTTGCActtacttcttcttcacttttcGATACGCATATCTGCTTTGTTCTTGCACCTCCTAAGGTTTTAGACAATATAACAGTTTCTATTGAGTTCTAAAGCCTCAGTGTTACAATATTTATTTCCATTTGCTATCCCATTGTTTACAACTGACGATTCTCGATATCCCTTCATCGTGGCCTATCGACGTTTCTAGGATTTTTCagtactaggttctctctgctggaataagctcacagccacaagcctcaactgcaaataacacttctagcccacaacttagacatcgataccacgatgactgaccaatggaGATTTTTCAGTACAATATACGTTCCTCCACGATCTAGTCGAGCCAGGAAGCCGCCTGTTAAGTTGGGTTTCCCGGTACGTTATTCTGTTCATCAACGCATTTGTATATCTGATTTCTCGAATAGGTTGCAGTtgcaaagaagctcaagcgaAGTCAACAAAACCGGCCAGGCACGCCCACCAAAACATTAGACTGCATGGAGGTATCCTCCAGTCCGACACCTGCTCCTGCAGCACGCAATAATCATGATGTACCCAATGGGGCAGTATTCTCTGCCAAGGCATACAAGCATGCACCCCCTGGAGCAGTAGCCTCCAAGATGACGCCCCAAGTCTTGAGGACGCTGCCGGAACCATGCAGTTCTGAAGTATTCGGATTCTGGCTCCTAGATCATGTTGAGTATATCTACACGGAGTATAGAAGTTATTGTTTGACGGACGATGAAAAAGGTTTTCCAAGGAAAACAAAGCTCGGCATGCTCGAAGTCTCTGTACCAGACAACGGACAAGCCATTCCGTTCGAAATCATGTCCGCCAAGCACCCCAGTTTCCAGAAACAACAGCTCCTACAAGGATTGCAGTTCATTTTCTATTCACCTGAGTCAATGGTTCGATTTACGAATATCTTAATCTCAACCCTTTTCTTAAAACACCTTTTGCCCGTCGTGTCATGGGTTCACATAAAGCTGGTCATTTTCGACCCCACGTGTCTTCCTCAAGCACCGGAGCTGATGGCTTGGAAAAAGATTGGCGTTGGCCAAGACCCCCCTacttcttggactttggcCTATAAGCATTATGAGGATTGAATGAAAGCTGTGAGGTGGTTTTGCAAGCTCCCGCTGGTAGCCCTTGTCACTCTGCACTTTCGCTACCCTTATCGAGATTTCGACAATCTTGAATCTCTGTCGAGACCACTCCGAATAACCGATAATCTGGTATTGTTGACTATCGACTTTGCAGGGGAAAACTAGGAGCAGGTTCCTGAGCCGGAATTCCATAGGGCCATGGCCATACGTGCCATCACCCGTCGCAGCATGAACGCCAGAAATGAGAGGATGAAACAGGAATTCAAGATCAAATCTCATTTCCAATCACATGGGTCGTGTTATTCGACATTGCAGTTGGACGAGAATAAGAGTGAGTGGGAGGATGCCCTGAGAGGTCATCCACACGCGTCCGAATGCAGGGCACTACAGGCAAACATACAAGAGATGCTTGAACGCATAGCGGTATGAGATTGGGTTGGACGACGGCATCGCATCGCCATTCAAAATTCTGTCTCTCCATTGATATGGACAGGAGGTTCACCGTGCaatagcttcttcaacaaatATTTTGATTCGTTGATACAAGTTCACCACTGGCATACTACCTTGATGGCTCGGAAGGAATACGCAGTAAATAGATGCCAGAAACGCTTGAAACGTCAACACACAGAAGCCCAAAAAGCTTGAATCATATCGAATGGATTTGTGAACTGGATGAGATGGCCGCCAACCTAGACATGCTCTAGTTGGACGACTATTTATACAAACGCTATCAAGACATCCCTGGTTCAATGCCTCTTTAACTCAGGTATCTAGCTTTCTCCTCTTGAACCTTCCCCTCGCCTCAATTTTACCTTCAACAGGCACCGCCCTCCATGCTGTGAACAAGAATCCATCTGCACCTCCACGGCCCATCATGAAAGGATGTGTCCTCCCGGGAAGAACCTGCCATCGTCGCGCCCTGCTAGTCTGGATAGTCACACCAAGCAGAAGCGTAGGGTTAATAGGGAACTCTTCACTGCCCTCCCAGCGCTCAAGCTCTTCAGCTGTTTTGCTTTCGACCTCTGGCGGAGGCGATGATACCCACGCGGCTCGACGCGCCACACTAAAGCAATCCGCCAGTTGCGTCAGGGGCTCGATGGTGGGGGAGTAAATGGCGATGGGGGCGCCTCCCGCTAGCAAAGGTACTGTGCTGCGGACAATGGAGATGGGATCCATGGTGCTTGCGACTGCGAGACCGGAGAATCCTCCGGCGCGTGTTGTGTCGACCACATGACGAATACGCGCccaccttcttctcttgcgGTGGTAGTTCCCTCTGCGATTCGTCTTCCATGTTGCAATCTCCTCTGGTGTCGCCTCGGGTGGCTTATTGTTGTAtgcgtcgtcttcatcgggTGACAGGAGCTGCAGCCATGAAATATCCATGAGGTTGGTGTCGAGGGGGTGGTAGGGTGGGGAGGGGTTGGCGTTTGCGGCGTCGTAGTTGAAGTATCGTAGAAGGGCGAGGTTGGGCTGGGTCTGGCCGTGGATCAGGGTGAGGGTGTTTCTGTTGACGTAGGGGACGTTGAAGTCGCTTCGCTTAGatcgcttcttctcctgctttTGTTCGGGGTCTGTTGCTTCTGTTGTCTGGGGCTGGTCTTGGTCCATCTCGTCTGTAGGAGCATTGTTGGTCTCTGTGACTTCTGGTGCCGCGGGATCTTCCGtgttctcctcctcaagcttgggATGAAGAATGTCCATCCTCTCAGCCAAAGATGCCACCAGCAAGCCACCCGTATCATCCACCACCAACCACCTCCCACCCTGTGAAGCACCAGCATCCTCAGTAGCGACACCACCGTAGTGGACATCTGCCCAGCAGCCGACCAGcgccatcatctcctgcCTCATCTCCAGGATCTTTGAAGCATCGCGGTCCTCCAGCAACCACTGCGCTAGCATCGGCACGTCAAGAGGTAACACCGTAAACCGTCGAATATACTTTTTCgtcttgaggagcttgtacTTGGCCAGAGAGTACGCCGTCTTTTGGTCAATTGCCGTATGCGACAGTAGTAGCTTGGCGATCAGCTCCTTGCCCGCCGATGCGCCCTTGCGCTTGAgctcctcgatctcttccGGCTTGAGAGTCTGTCGGGCCGAGTCGTCGATGATCTCGCGATTCGATCGAATAAGAACCTTTCCGCTCTCGTCGACGAGAGTAAGCTCCTCGCCATCTGCAGCTGCAACGACATCGTCTCCCTCAGCTGGTTCTGTCGCTTCGGCGCTGGTGTCGGCCAAGTCGTCGGCATTGAGCTCCTTAGCGGGCACGACGCGCAGGCGCGCGAATGTCTCTCCCTCGCGCTTGTCTTGGACCTCATATGTGAAGTGGTACGgacggttgatgatgagatttgtTGGGAATGAGCCATACTTGCCCAGCGAGATTGTCCTGTCGCAAAAGTTTAGTAGTGCAGGGAGTGGGAGAATGACGATTGGCTTACGTATTTGGTACGACCTGTAGTACGCGATATGTCTCGTTGGGGAGCCGTAGGGCTACCCACGAATTGGGCTGTACTGTCTCCTTGTCCATTGTGTTTGTTGGAGCAAGTAACTATGATTTGCGATTcctgggaagaagaaaaaactaaGGTAAGCCAGCCTCACCGAGGTGAGCCCCGCCGCGGCCCCCACACTCCGATCTTCACCGAGATCGCGGTAGCAGGGGCCCTCGTCTAAGTAATGAAAAGATGTAAGAAATATACCTAGGTGAGCTTTCAGATCAATTGATGAGACTCATTCTCATGAGAAACTTATATAATGGAAATTCGCGTTAAATAGCAATTGTTTTGAAAATTCTCACCAAATTGAAGTACCGAGTGGCATGGCACGACTATCTACTAAGTAGCTGCATCGGCTGCAATCGCCAAAAATCACAAGTCATTCTTCTGTCTATTGGTTTCTTCTACAAAAgatctactccgtagtaCTAAGGACTTTCGCTAGTCCACAGGAAACCAATAACGACTTGCAAGGCTCAAACCAACCTCTTATATCCGGTCTGAGTCAACATCGCAAAAGACCCAAAGTCTAGGTATCCTTCCATGCTCAAAGCTTCTCGTGGCTTCATACTCAAAGTCAAATTTGGACGTCAATGTACACTCACGCAAGTCGGTCGTCATGGTCGTTTCGTTCGTTCGTGGCAGATCCAGAGTGTCCGCCAACAAGAGAACTGAAATAGTTGCAGATAGCGTACCAAGCATAGAGGACCATGCTCATACTTccgaaaaggaagagaggtACAAGAGTGTAGGTCGCAAGATCTATGAAATCAGTTAGCATATCTCTCAAAATAGGGACATGGGGGAATACTTACAGATAAAACCGCCGGACTGCTTGACAATGTTGTACAACTCGTTTCGCATGATGTTCTCAGCACCCTGCTCCCACTTCCAGGGACCGACCATTCGGAACTTGGTATTGAAGTTGGAACCCATGGCCCAGGTGTAGAAGACCTTCCAACCCTTCTTCATGACCGCACGAGCCTTGGGTGCAGAACCAATGTCGAGAGCGAGCTGGTAGGCATAGCTCTCATGGTCAACAGCTCGCTTGGTTTCATAGAAACTGTAGTTGcctcgaggatgaagacgatagTCGAGGTCGTAAGACTCGAGGGCGTTGGAGTCGCGGATAGTAGGTACCTCCTGAGGGTAGTGATGCTGGATCAGGTGAAGAACCCAGAGCTGAGCCTGGAGCTCGGCAAGGGGTGGGATAGCTCCGATGGAAGGGTGGACAAAGCCAATGTAGCCAAGAGTCACATCCCCTTCTTTGTAGATCTCTCGAATGTTGGTCTGAGAGACAGTTGGGTAGTCGTTGTCCAGGAAAGGGAAATCTCGAGTGTAGCCAGTTGCGAAGACCAAAACATCAGGCTTCAGCTGCTCCTCTGGGAGGACCGAATCACTCGAAAGCTTGTTGTCGAACTGCATGTTGCCATCTCGGTCAATGCTGGTAGGCCAAGTCATCAcatcgatcttcttgcccttggtgtcttcaatcttgacatTCATGAAGAAAGATCGGATACGGTTGCCCCATGACTGTGATCGCTTACCGACACTCATGTAGGGTAGAGCCTTGTCGGACTTGCAGAGCAGAACTAAGAATATGTTAGCTATCATGTCTTGATAATAGAAAAGGGGGATACTTACTTGAATCCACGTACTTGCGGTCAGGGCTCATCTGGCCAACCCACTGATCAGgaccctcctcgtcctcggtaCCTGAGATGAACTTGTGCATATTCTTAATCCAGCTATCGTAGTAAGTCCATAGAAGTTGGCTCTTCTGGAGCTTTGGATGCGCGTAGGCCGTGTCGAACAGGCTGGCGACAGAGGTGTCGACAGGCTTGTTGGCAGTAGGTGTGGAACGTCCCAAAGCCTGAGGGATAGGGATGATCTATGAACTGTTAGCTGATTCTTATAATACCAGAGTGATAACATACCTTTGGTGCACaaaagaagccatcgtgaTGGCAGAGGGTCACAGTCTTTGCCCCAGAAGTGACAGCGAGGTAGGCAAGATCCATACCGGTCTCACTAGCAC
This region includes:
- a CDS encoding hypothetical protein (BUSCO:EOG09261I0F); the protein is MDKETVQPNSWVALRLPNETYRVLQVVPNTTISLGKYGSFPTNLIINRPYHFTYEVQDKREGETFARLRVVPAKELNADDLADTSAEATEPAEGDDVVAAADGEELTLVDESGKVLIRSNREIIDDSARQTLKPEEIEELKRKGASAGKELIAKLLLSHTAIDQKTAYSLAKYKLLKTKKYIRRFTVLPLDVPMLAQWLLEDRDASKILEMRQEMMALVGCWADVHYGGVATEDAGASQGGRWLVVDDTGGLLVASLAERMDILHPKLEEENTEDPAAPEVTETNNAPTDEMDQDQPQTTEATDPEQKQEKKRSKRSDFNVPYVNRNTLTLIHGQTQPNLALLRYFNYDAANANPSPPYHPLDTNLMDISWLQLLSPDEDDAYNNKPPEATPEEIATWKTNRRGNYHRKRRRWARIRHVVDTTRAGGFSGLAVASTMDPISIVRSTVPLLAGGAPIAIYSPTIEPLTQLADCFSVARRAAWVSSPPPEVESKTAEELERWEGSEEFPINPTLLLGVTIQTSRARRWQVLPGRTHPFMMGRGGADGFLFTAWRAVPVEGKIEARGRFKRRKLDT